A genome region from Pseudoalteromonas tetraodonis includes the following:
- a CDS encoding GDP-L-fucose synthase family protein: MKILLTGANGMVGRNILEVAKQYDYDFLSPSSSELNLLDSNSVNQYVSIHKPDMVIHAAGIVGGIQANMAQPVKFLVENMQMGLNILTAANNSNVNTFLNLSSSCMYPRDAANPLSEDLILKGELEPTNEGYALAKVTSTRLCEYIIKENPNRQYKTIIPCNLYGCFDKFDPNHSHMIPAVIRKIDEGKKNNLPEIDIWGDGEARREFMYAEDLADFIFYAIRNFEKMPQNLNVGLGTDYSINDYYQTIAKVVGFKGKFKHDLDKPVGMKQKLIDDKKLKEFGWHYKTKLEAGIKKTYEFYLREYCND, translated from the coding sequence ATGAAAATTTTATTAACCGGTGCTAATGGCATGGTTGGCAGAAATATTTTAGAAGTAGCTAAACAGTACGACTATGATTTTTTGTCACCAAGTAGCAGTGAACTAAATTTACTTGATTCTAACTCAGTCAACCAGTATGTAAGCATACACAAGCCCGACATGGTAATACACGCTGCAGGTATTGTTGGTGGTATTCAAGCTAATATGGCACAGCCTGTAAAGTTTTTGGTTGAAAACATGCAAATGGGGCTTAATATTCTCACTGCAGCTAATAATTCAAATGTTAATACCTTTCTAAACTTGAGTAGCTCTTGTATGTATCCTCGTGATGCTGCAAACCCTTTAAGTGAAGATTTGATTTTAAAAGGTGAGTTGGAGCCAACGAATGAAGGTTATGCGCTTGCAAAAGTGACTAGTACACGGCTTTGTGAGTATATTATAAAAGAAAATCCAAACCGCCAATATAAAACAATTATTCCATGTAATTTATATGGGTGTTTTGATAAGTTCGATCCGAATCATTCACATATGATTCCTGCGGTTATTCGAAAAATAGATGAAGGGAAGAAAAATAATCTTCCTGAAATAGATATTTGGGGAGATGGCGAAGCTCGTCGTGAATTTATGTATGCAGAAGATCTAGCCGATTTTATTTTTTATGCAATAAGAAACTTTGAAAAAATGCCTCAAAACTTGAACGTTGGTTTAGGTACTGATTATTCAATTAATGATTATTACCAAACTATAGCAAAGGTAGTTGGTTTTAAAGGAAAATTTAAGCATGACTTAGATAAGCCTGTTGGTATGAAGCAAAAATTAATAGACGATAAAAAGTTAAAAGAATTTGGCTGGCACTATAAAACTAAATTAGAAGCCGGTATTAAGAAAACGTATGAATTTTATTTAAGAGAGTATTGTAATGACTAA